Proteins from one Syngnathoides biaculeatus isolate LvHL_M chromosome 8, ASM1980259v1, whole genome shotgun sequence genomic window:
- the LOC133504477 gene encoding rap1 GTPase-activating protein 2-like isoform X8, giving the protein MSGLFEIHRSSTVRSHKRVPKVEETKKWKDDYIPYPRIEEVLEKGGPYPQVILPQFGGYWIEDVEAPAGTPSSSESSFCEEDDEGEGMSPGEEHSYRLECSSTARAYRKHFLGKEHMNYYCTGSSIGNLIMSLKHEEVEGQELLRIMLRSRTKTVHDRISLVGINQLPSVPQIAKLLCDDATGLKFNPALYPRGSQLIVAYDEHEVNNTFKFGVIYQKFGQTTEEELFGNNEETPAFKEFLSVLGDNIELQDFKGFRGGLDVSHGQTGVESVYTLFRQREIMFHVSTKLPFTDGDVQQLQRKRHIGNDIVAAVFQEESTPFVPDIIASNFLHAYVLVQVENACTDNTTYKVSVTAREDVPPFGPPLPNPAVFRKGPEFRNFLLTKLINAETACYKSDKFAKLEGRTRAALLDNLHDELHRQSQAALGLSQAEEEDKLENGGHGGLLESFKRAMRVRSHSMETVVGSNRLRSPGGGGGVPASLSGGVMPQSSSECTKSTYNPPALSAKSSLKSPVKRRSGLFPRLHSSVETPADKCTRSDQKATEICPLSQEVRSETLSNPSSPEICPNKERPFMKLKDSAGSRPNISRSSSSTSSFSSITGDPEALEDLETVSHPSIASSSAFSPSISIDSPVSGTPIIMCRSSTDGKNKTSPRSNLKFKFDKMSHSSTNSE; this is encoded by the exons ATGAGCGGTTTGTTCGAGATTCACCGCAGCTCGACTGTCCGGTCCCATAAAAGG GTCCCTAAAGTTGAAGAGACCAAAAAGTGGAAG GATGACTACATTCCTTACCCACGGATAGAAGAG gtcctggagAAAGGCGGCCCGTATCCCCAGGTGATCTTGCCGCAGTTTGGTGGCTATTGGATCGAGGATGTAGAGGCACCAGCTGGGACACCATCCTCTTCAGAGTCCAGTTTCTGTGAAGAGGATGACGAAGGAGAAGGTATGAGTCCTGGTGAAGAACACAGCTACCGTCTGGAGTGCAGCAGCACAGCCCGGGCCTACCGCAAGCACTTTCTGGGCaag GAGCACATGAACTACTACTGCACGGGCAGCAGCATAGGAAATCTCATCATGTCCTTAAAGCATGAAGAGGTTGAAGGGCAAGAATTACTCCGCATCATGCTCAG ATCAAGGACCAAAACAGTCCATGATAGGATATCCTTAGTAGGCATTAACCAGCTTCCCAGTGTACCTCAGATTGCAAAA CTTCTGTGTGACGATGCCACTGGATTGAAGTTCAACCCGGCGCTTTACCCTCGG GGATCGCAGTTGATCGTCGCTTATGATGAGCATGAAGTCAACAACACCTTCAAATTTGGAGTGATCTACCAAAAGTTTGGACAG ACAACAGAGGAAGAGCTGTTTGGAAACAATGAAGAAACTCCAGCTTTCAAGGAGTTTCTCAGTGTCCTGGGTGACAACATTGAACTGCAGGATTTTAAGGG ATTTCGTGGCGGGCTGGACGTGTCCCATGGGCAGACAGGTGTTGAATCTGTCTACACTCTTTTCAGACAAAGGGAAATTATGTTCCATGTATCAACCAAGCTTCCTTTCACTGATGGTGATGTTCAGCAG CTTCAGAGGAAAAGGCACATAGGAAATGACATTGTGGCAGCAGTTTTCCAAGAAGAGTCTACGCCCTTTGTCCCTGACATTATTGCCTCCAACTTTCTGCACGCTTATGTGCTGGTTCAGGTTGAAAATGCATGTACGGACAACACAACATACAAG GTGTCTGTCACCGCAAGAGAAGATGTACCTCCCTTTGGACCCCCACTCCCAAACCCAGCtgtctttagaaag GGCCCTGAGTTCCGAAACTTCCTGTTGACAAAGCTGATTAATGCGGAAACCGCTTGCTACAAATCCGACAAGTTCGCCAAACTTGAG GGTCGAACGCGAGCTGCGTTGCTCGACAACCTCCACGATGAACTGCACAGACAAAGTCAGGCCGCTCTGGGTCTCAGCCAAGCTGAAGAGGAGGACAAGCTGGAGAATGGGGGACATGGTGGTCTTCTGGAGTCATTCAAG CGGGCCATGCGTGTGAGGAGTCACTCGATGGAGACTGTGGTGGGCTCCAATCGCCTTAGGAGCCCCggtggtggagggggggtgCCAGCCAGTTTAAGTGGTGGCGTAATGCCACAGAGCTCCAGTGAATGTACGAAGAGCACCTACAAT ccTCCGGCATTGTCAGCTAAATCTTCCCTAAAGAGCCCGGTGAAAAGGCGATCGGGACTCTTCCCTCGTCTCCACTCGAGCGTTGAAACGCCGGCCGATAAATGCACTCGAAG tgaCCAAAAGGCTACAGAAATCTGCCCACTGTCCCAGGAAGTGAGGTCAGAGACATTatccaatcccagctctccTGAGATCTGCCCTAACAAAGAAAG ACCTTTCATGAAACTGAAGGACAGCGCGGGCAGCAGGCCAAACATCTCTCGGTCTTCATCAAGCACCAGCAGCTTCAGCAGCATTACAGGGGATCCTGAAGCTTTGGAAGACCTAGAAaca GTTAGCCATCCCTCCATAGCATCGTCCTCTGCCTTTAGTCCTTCGATCAGCATTGATAGCCCAGTGTCAGGAACTCCCATCATAATGTGCCGCAGTTCCACAG ATGGGAAAAATAAGACATCACCGAGGTCCAACTTGAAGttcaaatttgacaaaatgagCCACTCATCCACAAAT TCGGAGTAA